In Populus alba chromosome 1, ASM523922v2, whole genome shotgun sequence, a single window of DNA contains:
- the LOC118034888 gene encoding uncharacterized protein has product MKNTAYVVVLVWSFCWLPLIFGFTNSYTIGTTAVFESTISESTVNYNYDRIDEVKKHCAPFLASASDLKHEVDRVYNIEDLYFVNGDWRQEVGQSPLLPYIDPGIQKSNFSDFKTPLNLASFWIMDVDRSHRSKKSVSVNGLLVMGTTLDSFRDKPYHGSPHFQMWSGHTQLSISFQGIYTESKKNGGERVMCLLGSTMLPSRESDSSNPWEWAKANYNQPPLLQDDQILLVLHYPMSFTLTSRVIQGEMKSLNSKSNLKYFDEVRIFSQLGQSVKYEFGSESLVSKSCAPYPYHDSFVNGGIDIYKGTGFCEILGIITGEGAGPFTIVPNWRCNGADAYCSKLGPFVSDKDIKATDGSFKGVKLAMENVKCEQKAAPGNASSARVAAVFRAIPPLENQYAVAMRSGLSNMTVVAEGIWKSSTGQLCMVGCLGSVDSDGSTCDSRICLYIPLSFSIKQRSIIFGSFSSTSRSKDSYFPLSFEKLVQPTELWNYFRNSQPYYSYSKIEQAGVILEKNEPFSFQTVVKKSLLHFPKVEDTETLRTGLSLLAEDLTLHSSAFPDPLPRSQPKIPTHFQIEVLSLGPMFGRFWNGSYGDEETLYPNESQYTQKQLLMNVSAQIMLDGEAYSNFSVLFLEGLYDTLVGKMYLAGCRDVRASWNILFESKDLEAGLDCLIEATVSYPPTAARWLVNPTARISISSQRSEDDPLYFSTVKLQTLPVMYRRQREDILSRRGVEGILRILTLSFAIACISGQLFYINHEVDSVPFMSLVMLGVQALGYSLPLITGAEALFKRKSSESYENSSSYLEKNQWLNVIDYVVKLLVMVAFLVTLRLCQKVWKSRVRLLSRSPREPHRVPSEKWVFLTTSTIHVIGYVIVLIIHSAKTS; this is encoded by the coding sequence ATGAAGAATACTGCATATGTTGTTGTTCTTGTTTGGAGTTTCTGTTGGTTGCCGCTGATATTTGGTTTCACAAATTCATACACCATAGGTACAACTGCTGTGTTTGAGTCTACAATTAGTGAATCTACTGTGAACTATAATTATGATAGAATTGATGAAGTGAAGAAACATTGTGCTCCTTTTCTAGCTTCTGCTTCTGATTTGAAACATGAAGTTGATAGAGTGTATAATATTGAAGATCTTTATTTCGTTAACGGGGATTGGAGGCAGGAGGTGGGTCAATCCCCACTACTGCCATATATTGATCCAGGCAttcaaaaaagtaatttttctgATTTCAAGACCCCACTGAACTTAGCTTCTTTCTGGATCATGGATGTTGATCGTTCCCATCGATCGAAAAAATCAGTTAGTGTGAATGGGCTCTTGGTTATGGGCACTACCCTAGATTCATTCAGGGACAAACCCTATCATGGTAGCCCTCACTTTCAGATGTGGTCTGGTCACACACAGCTTTCCATTTCATTTCAAGGGATATATACAGAGTCTAAGAAGAATGGGGGTGAAAGAGTGATGTGTTTGTTGGGGAGCACAATGTTGCCTTCCAGAGAGTCCGACTCGAGCAATCCATGGGAATGGGCAAAAGCTAATTATAACCAGCCACCTCTTCTGCAAGATGATCAGATTCTGCTTGTTCTTCATTATCCAATGAGTTTTACATTGACAAGTAGAGTGATCCAGGGGGAGATGAAGAGTTTAAACTCCAAGTCAAATCTTAAGTACTTTGATGAAGTTCGCATTTTCTCTCAACTGGGGCAGTCAGTGAAATACGAGTTTGGCTCTGAAAGCTTGGTTTCCAAATCGTGTGCTCCATATCCCTATCATGATAGCTTTGTGAATGGTGGCATTGATATCTATAAAGGAACTGGATTTTGTGAAATTCTGGGGATAATTACTGGAGAAGGAGCTGGGCCTTTCACCATTGTGCCAAATTGGAGATGCAATGGTGCAGATGCTTATTGCAGTAAATTGGGTCCATTTGTTTCAGACAAGGATATCAAGGCCACAGATGGGAGCTTTAAAGGCGTCAAGCTTGCTATGGAGAATGTTAAATGTGAGCAAAAAGCTGCTCCAGGAAATGCAAGTTCTGCAAGAGTTGCTGCTGTCTTTCGAGCCATTCCTCCACTAGAGAATCAGTATGCTGTGGCAATGAGATCCGGGCTGAGCAACATGACTGTTGTGGCTGAGGGAATCTGGAAATCTTCGACTGGGCAGCTTTGCATGGTCGGTTGCCTTGGATCAGTTGACTCAGATGGAAGTACCTGTGATTCACGAATCTGTTTGTACATTCCTTTGTCATTTTCCATAAAGCAACGGAGCATAATTTTTGGGAGTTTCTCCAGCACCAGTAGAAGTAAGGACTCATACTTCCCTTTATCATTTGAAAAACTAGTGCAGCCGACAGAGTTGTGGAATTATTTTAGGAATTCCCAACCATATTACAGTTACTCAAAAATAGAACAAGCTGGTGTTATCCTGGAAAAAAATGAGCCCTTCAGTTTTCAGACTgttgtaaaaaaatcattgctGCATTTCCCGAAAGTAGAGGACACGGAGACACTAAGAACTGGTCTTTCTCTTCTTGCAGAGGATCTTACCCTCCATAGTTCTGCCTTTCCTGATCCACTCCCTCGTTCACAGCCAAAAATACCAACTCATTTTCAGATTGAAGTTCTCTCTCTTGGCCCCATGTTTGGGCGATTCTGGAATGGTTCGTATGGAGATGAGGAAACTCTTTACCCTAATGAATCTCAGTATACCCAAAAACAACTTCTTATGAATGTATCAGCTCAGATTATGCTTGATGGAGAAGCTTATAGCAATTTTTCTGTGCTTTTTCTGGAAGGCCTGTATGATACTCTTGTTGGGAAGATGTATCTAGCTGGTTGCAGGGATGTCCGGGCCTCATGGAATATCTTATTTGAAAGCAAGGATCTTGAGGCGGGTTTGGATTGTTTAATTGAAGCAACGGTGTCTTATCCACCTACCGCAGCTCGGTGGCTGGTCAACCCAACAGCTAGGATTTCCATTTCAAGCCAACGGAGTGAAGATGATCCCCTCTATTTTAGCACGGTTAAGCTCCAAACTCTTCCTGTTATGTATAGGAGGCAGAGGGAAGACATTCTATCTCGCAGGGGGGTTGAGGGGATCCTCCGGATTTTGACTCTTTCATTTGCAATAGCTTGTATTTCAGGCCAACTATTCTACATCAATCATGAAGTGGATTCTGTTCCGTTCATGTCTCTGGTTATGCTTGGTGTCCAAGCTCTTGGATATAGCCTTCCGCTAATCACTGGTGCAGAAGCTCTCTTTAAGAGGAAGTCATCAGAATCTTATGAAAATTCATCTTCTTATCTTGAGAAGAATCAGTGGCTCAATGTGATTGATTACGTGGTGAAACTTCTTGTTATGGTTGCATTTCTTGTAACTCTAAGGCTTTGTCAGAAGGTGTGGAAATCTCGTGTCAGATTACTTTCAAGAAGCCCCCGTGAACCGCATCGCGTCCCAAGTGAGAAATGGGTATTTCTTACTACCTCAACCATACATGTGATTGGGTATGTAATTGTGCTCATCATTCATTCTGCAAAAACCAGCTAG